In Micromonospora sp. WMMA1363, a genomic segment contains:
- a CDS encoding YbaB/EbfC family nucleoid-associated protein, with amino-acid sequence MPRGEIDEAWIEEAVRRYRRIESLQAEFDQAVTTVEVTVRSPDGLVEVVVTAGGRITDVRFLGPLHNRHPRDVADSVRAAVTAAADAAQWAREKLHNETFAAYRPLAGA; translated from the coding sequence ATGCCGCGGGGGGAGATCGACGAGGCCTGGATCGAGGAGGCCGTGCGGCGCTACCGCCGCATCGAGTCCCTCCAGGCCGAGTTCGACCAGGCGGTCACGACAGTCGAGGTCACCGTCCGCTCACCGGACGGGCTGGTCGAGGTCGTGGTGACGGCCGGCGGACGGATCACGGACGTGCGCTTCCTCGGCCCGCTGCACAACCGGCACCCGCGCGATGTCGCCGACTCCGTCCGGGCCGCGGTCACCGCGGCCGCCGACGCCGCCCAGTGGGCACGGGAGAAGCTGCACAACGAGACGTTCGCCGCGTACCGTCCGCTCGCGGGGGCCTGA
- the ricT gene encoding regulatory iron-sulfur-containing complex subunit RicT, with the protein MGMLCAVSFHRYGRLYYLDPGELRPQVGDKVLVPTDEGPEVAECVWAAQWVSEDTDGFPRLAGLAQEGDLRRDEALRRRKAEAKVAAKRLIREHGLPMKVVAVDHVPASAQGSGERSTIYFTAPHRVDFRSLVRDLGATLHCRVELRQLSARDSARVQGGIGSCGRDLCCATFLTDFEPVTIRMAKDQDLPLNPLRISGACGRLMCCLKYEHPLYSESSTYPGSGERVETPEGTAKVVSRHPPSETVTVRQLSGGGISRCSLSEVCGSRRAYDSGPS; encoded by the coding sequence ATGGGCATGCTCTGCGCGGTCAGCTTCCACCGGTACGGGCGCCTCTACTACCTGGATCCGGGTGAACTCCGGCCGCAGGTCGGGGACAAGGTGCTGGTTCCCACCGACGAGGGACCCGAGGTGGCGGAGTGCGTCTGGGCCGCACAGTGGGTGTCCGAGGACACCGACGGATTTCCCCGGTTGGCCGGGCTGGCGCAGGAGGGCGACCTGCGCCGCGACGAGGCGCTGCGGCGGCGCAAGGCGGAGGCGAAGGTCGCGGCGAAGCGCCTGATCCGGGAGCACGGACTCCCGATGAAGGTGGTCGCCGTTGACCACGTTCCAGCCAGTGCCCAGGGCAGCGGCGAGCGGAGCACGATCTACTTCACGGCCCCGCACCGGGTCGACTTCCGGTCACTGGTCCGGGATCTCGGGGCGACGCTGCACTGCCGGGTCGAGCTTCGGCAGCTCTCCGCGCGAGACTCGGCGCGAGTGCAGGGCGGCATCGGCTCCTGTGGCCGGGACCTGTGCTGCGCCACTTTCCTCACCGACTTCGAGCCGGTGACCATCCGGATGGCAAAGGACCAGGACCTGCCGCTCAACCCGCTGCGCATCTCCGGTGCGTGCGGCCGGTTGATGTGCTGTCTGAAGTACGAGCATCCGCTGTATAGCGAGAGCAGCACCTATCCCGGCTCGGGCGAGCGAGTCGAGACGCCAGAGGGGACAGCGAAGGTGGTGTCCCGGCACCCCCCGAGCGAGACAGTGACTGTTCGGCAGCTCTCCGGCGGGGGCATCAGCAGATGCTCCCTGTCCGAGGTCTGTGGATCACGCCGGGCCTACGACAGTGGCCCGTCATGA
- a CDS encoding metallophosphoesterase — MTDDHPSGSPDHQFTPPGGATTPPADGLHASEAAGGRPARRPASTDPRELGFTPRKPVPWLAPLLLISTGIRTLLAMLFGAYLDKRELQNALDARIARQVGPDGGLWLDYVADLGDGFDATYSVAYLLAQRELVVDGHRLPRAQTLVMGGDQVYPSAAFEAYEDRCKGPYQAALPVAPPERPTLFAVPGNHDWYDGLTAFLRLFVRSRDRHFGGWGTGQSRSYFAVQLPAGWWLLGLDDQSGSYLDDPQLTYFDAVAERLGPESRVIVAVPAPVWVKAVDHPTAYDSVDYFMRTIVAPTGAQVKLLISGDLHHYARYGGPNRQLITCGGGGAYLYPTHKLPERIQVPPEDTLARRASAARTYELAGRYPDAARSRRYAWGIFPRLPLRNPGFITLLGSLHALLMLAVVGVATNRGGTEQRLLSVPLVAMLLVVLLGAAFFAKPLSSGGKRHVRRWIFGVGHGVAHVGLALVGSWAWLALPFHDWPWPLPAVAAVVLYGPVSGLVASQLVAAYLLVASVFGVNVNELFAGQGIQDSKAFLRLRIDPAGTLTIYAIGIDRVARAWRINPDRSPVSSWLAPATPLIPRLVEPPVTIR; from the coding sequence ATGACGGACGATCATCCCTCCGGATCGCCGGACCATCAGTTCACGCCGCCCGGGGGCGCGACCACCCCACCGGCCGACGGCCTGCACGCGAGTGAGGCGGCCGGTGGCCGGCCCGCCCGCCGACCGGCCAGCACGGACCCACGCGAGTTGGGCTTCACCCCGCGCAAGCCGGTGCCGTGGCTCGCGCCGTTGCTGCTGATCAGCACCGGAATCCGTACGCTGCTGGCGATGCTGTTCGGGGCGTACCTGGACAAGCGGGAACTGCAGAACGCCCTCGACGCGAGGATTGCCCGGCAGGTCGGGCCGGACGGCGGTCTCTGGCTGGACTACGTCGCCGACCTGGGTGACGGCTTCGACGCCACGTACTCGGTCGCGTACCTGCTCGCCCAGCGCGAGCTGGTCGTGGACGGACATCGCCTGCCCCGCGCACAGACCCTCGTCATGGGGGGCGACCAGGTCTACCCGTCCGCGGCGTTCGAGGCATACGAGGACCGGTGCAAGGGGCCCTACCAGGCGGCACTGCCGGTCGCCCCGCCGGAGCGGCCGACGCTGTTCGCGGTTCCCGGAAACCACGACTGGTACGACGGCCTCACCGCGTTCCTGCGCCTGTTCGTCCGGTCTCGGGACCGGCACTTCGGCGGTTGGGGCACCGGTCAGTCCCGGTCGTATTTCGCGGTGCAGTTGCCGGCCGGCTGGTGGCTGCTCGGCCTGGACGACCAGTCCGGTTCGTACCTGGACGACCCGCAGCTCACCTACTTCGACGCGGTGGCGGAACGGCTGGGGCCCGAGAGCCGGGTGATCGTGGCCGTGCCGGCGCCGGTGTGGGTCAAGGCGGTCGACCACCCCACCGCGTACGACTCGGTCGACTATTTCATGCGTACCATCGTCGCCCCGACCGGAGCGCAGGTGAAGCTGCTCATCTCGGGCGACCTGCACCACTACGCCCGGTACGGCGGACCCAACCGCCAGTTGATCACCTGTGGTGGTGGCGGCGCGTATCTGTACCCCACGCACAAGCTGCCGGAGCGGATCCAGGTCCCGCCGGAGGACACCCTGGCGCGGCGGGCCAGTGCCGCCCGGACGTACGAGCTGGCCGGCCGCTACCCGGACGCCGCGCGTTCCCGGCGGTACGCCTGGGGCATCTTCCCCCGGCTGCCGCTGCGTAACCCGGGCTTCATCACGCTGCTCGGCAGCCTGCACGCATTGCTGATGCTGGCGGTGGTCGGGGTCGCCACCAACCGGGGTGGCACCGAGCAGCGGCTGCTCAGTGTGCCCCTGGTGGCGATGCTGCTGGTGGTGCTGCTCGGGGCGGCGTTCTTCGCCAAGCCGCTCAGTTCCGGGGGCAAGCGACACGTCCGGCGCTGGATTTTCGGCGTGGGGCACGGCGTGGCGCACGTCGGGTTGGCGCTGGTGGGCTCGTGGGCCTGGCTGGCGTTGCCGTTCCACGACTGGCCCTGGCCGCTGCCGGCGGTCGCCGCGGTGGTGCTGTACGGCCCGGTGAGCGGCTTGGTGGCGAGCCAACTGGTGGCTGCCTACCTGTTGGTCGCCAGCGTGTTCGGGGTGAATGTCAACGAACTCTTCGCCGGCCAGGGCATTCAGGACTCGAAGGCCTTCCTCCGTCTGCGGATAGATCCGGCCGGGACCCTCACCATCTACGCAATCGGGATCGACCGGGTAGCCCGGGCCTGGCGGATCAACCCCGACCGGTCTCCCGTATCCTCCTGGCTGGCTCCGGCTACCCCGTTGATCCCCCGCCTGGTCGAACCCCCGGTCACCATTCGCTGA
- a CDS encoding insulinase family protein — protein MDGEILQLPGPAGAVIVAHRPESSTTSLVATYARGFGHDPADTPGVAHLHEHLYLATLRSVMTAPIVAHAQTHADTMKVSATVLTEASSDLVTALTTASQLLAAGRIDDDVRLRECRAIDVELSEWFGNPLLVTGHKLAALATQRHQLARFDECRIGGSSAITAQDLRAHAARHEAIYPERLVIVGSRPAEEWLPVADTVRAPSFAPDPTTNAPADEPATPRSDLSGSDTRVYVGIPLHPGTPGNAEAAQLAAQILLHERGPLAEVGKRVGARFRGGSVVPGAGRVVVTGSWLVEDARQREAIGIAMSQHSGQAAPALIATQAAALPERRSAAVTNPATLAATVDAWQSGYGIDPTATSTPCADMIDRCVRTGWNQAVLVGANPARSGPF, from the coding sequence ATGGATGGTGAGATCCTCCAGCTGCCAGGGCCGGCCGGTGCGGTGATCGTGGCGCATCGACCGGAATCCTCGACGACCTCCCTGGTCGCCACCTACGCGCGCGGCTTCGGCCACGACCCCGCAGACACGCCAGGAGTGGCCCACCTGCACGAACACCTGTACCTGGCGACCCTGCGCTCGGTCATGACCGCGCCCATCGTGGCGCACGCCCAAACCCATGCGGACACGATGAAGGTCTCGGCCACCGTACTGACAGAGGCCAGCTCAGATCTGGTCACGGCGCTGACTACCGCCTCCCAGCTGCTCGCCGCAGGAAGAATCGATGACGACGTCCGGCTACGCGAGTGCCGAGCAATCGATGTCGAACTGTCCGAGTGGTTCGGTAACCCGCTGCTCGTCACCGGGCACAAGCTCGCCGCACTAGCAACCCAGCGACACCAACTGGCCCGGTTCGACGAGTGCCGCATCGGTGGCAGCTCCGCCATAACAGCGCAGGATCTGCGAGCGCATGCAGCCCGGCACGAAGCGATCTACCCCGAGCGGCTGGTGATCGTCGGTTCCCGGCCGGCGGAAGAGTGGCTGCCCGTGGCGGACACTGTCAGGGCACCCAGCTTCGCACCCGATCCGACTACGAACGCACCCGCAGATGAGCCCGCCACCCCTCGATCGGACTTGTCCGGCTCTGACACTCGTGTATACGTCGGCATCCCGCTCCACCCGGGCACCCCGGGAAACGCCGAGGCAGCACAGCTCGCCGCCCAGATCCTGCTGCACGAGCGAGGCCCACTCGCCGAAGTAGGCAAGCGTGTGGGGGCCCGGTTCCGGGGAGGCTCGGTCGTTCCCGGAGCAGGCCGTGTCGTTGTCACCGGCAGCTGGCTCGTCGAGGACGCACGGCAGCGGGAAGCGATCGGCATCGCGATGAGCCAGCACAGCGGGCAAGCGGCACCGGCGTTGATCGCGACACAGGCGGCGGCTCTACCGGAGCGACGTAGCGCCGCGGTGACCAACCCCGCAACGCTTGCCGCCACGGTCGATGCCTGGCAATCCGGTTATGGCATCGACCCGACTGCCACCAGCACACCCTGTGCGGACATGATCGACCGCTGCGTCCGCACCGGCTGGAACCAGGCCGTGCTCGTCGGAGCCAACCCGGCGCGCAGCGGGCCGTTCTGA
- a CDS encoding MFS transporter: MNRWPQLTLADRVPVVVCAPLAGRIVDRFNRRLVFITCELLCALLVLVLIGAVRAENLTVVYIVVALLKAVGSASIPAVQAMLKERLAGDDVRPVIALFEVVFGATMSLGPLIGAALSAGVGIEAALWVNLASFVVAGLLATLLRPSPTETARRTAAPTGDRPATRLEPVRWRAIDPKLRRVALAEAAYFLFLGSEVVIALAVFEQSVGIAAAAVYQTLAGIGWIAASSLIVRRSTRQPLVLWAGAAVSAVAAAALVLSGQSWSWAAVVVVGLLGGAGNVMIAGAATVVYQSLTSNDVIGRVFAFRRAVLNLLMTVSYVAIPFVGDLTARPALILLVAGAANLVITTLLLLPRHSPSPERQR; the protein is encoded by the coding sequence ATGAACCGCTGGCCTCAACTCACCCTGGCAGACAGGGTGCCGGTGGTCGTCTGTGCGCCCCTCGCCGGCCGGATCGTCGACCGGTTCAACCGGCGGCTGGTCTTCATCACCTGCGAGTTGCTCTGCGCGCTTCTGGTATTGGTCCTCATCGGGGCGGTACGCGCCGAGAACCTCACCGTCGTCTACATCGTCGTGGCGCTCCTCAAGGCTGTGGGCAGCGCATCCATTCCCGCCGTGCAAGCAATGCTCAAGGAGCGGTTGGCCGGCGACGACGTCCGACCGGTGATCGCCTTGTTCGAGGTCGTCTTCGGCGCGACCATGAGCCTCGGCCCGCTGATCGGCGCCGCGCTCTCCGCCGGGGTCGGCATCGAAGCAGCGTTGTGGGTCAACCTCGCCTCGTTCGTCGTGGCGGGACTCCTGGCGACCTTGCTGCGTCCGTCACCGACCGAGACCGCGCGTCGCACGGCGGCGCCCACGGGTGACCGGCCGGCGACACGGCTGGAGCCCGTGCGATGGAGGGCTATCGACCCGAAACTACGTCGGGTCGCGCTCGCCGAGGCGGCGTACTTCCTATTCCTCGGCTCGGAGGTAGTCATCGCCCTGGCGGTGTTCGAACAATCGGTCGGCATCGCGGCGGCCGCCGTGTACCAGACGTTGGCCGGCATCGGCTGGATCGCCGCCTCCTCGTTGATCGTGCGTCGATCTACACGCCAACCACTCGTACTGTGGGCGGGGGCGGCGGTGTCCGCCGTGGCAGCCGCCGCACTCGTCCTCAGCGGCCAATCGTGGAGCTGGGCCGCGGTTGTCGTGGTGGGCCTTCTCGGCGGCGCCGGCAACGTGATGATCGCCGGCGCAGCGACCGTGGTCTACCAGTCCTTGACGTCCAACGACGTCATCGGCCGTGTCTTCGCGTTCCGCCGCGCGGTGCTGAACCTCCTGATGACCGTGTCATACGTGGCCATCCCCTTCGTCGGAGACCTAACCGCCCGCCCTGCTCTGATCCTGCTCGTCGCCGGAGCCGCGAACTTGGTGATCACCACGTTACTGTTGCTGCCCCGGCACAGCCCCAGCCCCGAACGGCAGCGATGA
- a CDS encoding DNA polymerase III subunit delta', whose protein sequence is MPDVFADLVGQDAAVGTLRRAAAAAAAVLCAAAYRSEPDELATLAEEAEVAPASGGAAPGDPGAGMTHAWIFTGPPGSGRSVAARAFAAALQCVHGTGCGTCPGCHTTMAGTHADVRLVVPEGLSIGVSEMRALVLRAASTPSGGRWQVVIIEDADRLTEAAGNALLKAIEEPPPRTVFLLCAPSTHPDDVSVTIRSRCRVVPLRQPPPDAVAEVLARRDGIAPDEARWAAAAAQGHVGRARRLARDPEARKRRDAVLAVPRRLTGVGAAFDAASALIEAAEAEAAATVAEAEAGERSALETALGAGGTGRGAASAIRGAAGQLKELEKRQKSRATRVQRDALDRALVDLAGFYRDALTTALRAPVAPVHTDIAGLAEAGAQKWAAEGTLRRLEAVLACRAAIEANVKPRIAVEAMMLALWKG, encoded by the coding sequence ATGCCGGACGTCTTCGCCGACCTGGTCGGCCAGGACGCGGCGGTCGGCACCCTGCGTCGGGCCGCGGCGGCGGCCGCCGCCGTGCTGTGCGCCGCCGCGTATCGATCCGAGCCGGACGAACTCGCCACCCTCGCCGAGGAGGCCGAGGTCGCACCGGCTTCGGGCGGTGCCGCCCCGGGTGACCCCGGAGCGGGCATGACGCACGCCTGGATCTTCACCGGGCCGCCCGGCTCCGGCCGTTCGGTGGCCGCGCGGGCCTTCGCCGCCGCGCTGCAGTGCGTGCACGGCACCGGCTGCGGCACCTGCCCCGGCTGCCACACCACGATGGCCGGCACCCATGCCGATGTCCGACTCGTGGTGCCGGAGGGGCTGTCCATCGGCGTCAGCGAGATGCGGGCGCTGGTGCTGCGCGCGGCCAGCACCCCGTCCGGTGGGCGCTGGCAGGTGGTGATCATCGAGGACGCCGACCGGCTCACCGAGGCAGCCGGAAACGCGCTGCTCAAGGCGATCGAGGAACCCCCACCGCGCACCGTCTTCCTTCTCTGCGCCCCGTCCACGCACCCGGACGACGTCTCGGTGACAATCCGGTCGCGGTGCCGGGTCGTACCGCTGCGGCAGCCACCGCCCGACGCGGTGGCCGAGGTCCTGGCCCGGCGGGACGGGATCGCGCCGGACGAGGCGCGGTGGGCGGCCGCGGCCGCGCAGGGGCACGTCGGACGGGCCCGGCGACTGGCCCGCGATCCGGAGGCGCGCAAGCGCCGGGACGCGGTGCTGGCGGTGCCGCGCCGGCTTACCGGGGTGGGCGCCGCGTTCGACGCGGCCTCCGCGCTGATCGAGGCCGCCGAGGCCGAGGCGGCGGCGACGGTGGCCGAGGCGGAGGCGGGCGAGCGGTCCGCGCTGGAGACGGCGCTCGGTGCGGGCGGCACCGGCCGGGGTGCCGCCAGCGCGATTCGGGGGGCCGCCGGGCAACTCAAGGAACTGGAGAAGCGGCAGAAGTCCCGGGCCACCCGGGTACAGCGGGACGCGTTGGACCGTGCCCTGGTAGACCTGGCCGGCTTCTACCGGGATGCGCTCACGACGGCCCTGCGGGCCCCTGTCGCGCCGGTGCACACCGACATCGCCGGGCTCGCCGAGGCGGGAGCGCAGAAGTGGGCTGCCGAGGGTACGTTGCGCCGGCTGGAGGCAGTACTCGCCTGCCGGGCGGCGATCGAGGCGAACGTGAAGCCCCGCATCGCCGTCGAGGCGATGATGCTTGCCCTCTGGAAGGGTTGA